One segment of Burkholderia sp. FERM BP-3421 DNA contains the following:
- a CDS encoding LysR family transcriptional regulator, with protein sequence MSVQKSTGRLLPESLRLQWDDIRYFLELARVGSLSAAARKLSVEHSTVARRVEALEQSLEIRLFDRLPKGWSLTPEGETLAMQARRLDDEAQAFSRAAVGVSSLRGTVRISAPPVLASHLLVPRLAGIRSQWMNIDLEVMGESRDANLARGEADLAIRMSRPTASGLVARCIGQMSYGLYAAYGYANRPESEWEFLGYDEGLSQVPQQRWLNQIAGDRRFVFRSNDLVALLNAARVGLGIAAFPHFLATNDTALCLLPDHACSTVRQLWLVMHPDVKRSPRVRLVADLLINLVGETPELSLKASVAAADRAGGGQLGPGGARPRPTTRSPAGSGRSSPSS encoded by the coding sequence ATGAGTGTGCAAAAAAGCACAGGAAGACTGCTCCCGGAAAGCCTGCGTCTGCAATGGGACGATATACGGTATTTCCTCGAATTGGCGCGGGTCGGGAGTCTCTCGGCAGCAGCACGCAAGCTTAGTGTTGAGCATTCAACTGTTGCTAGACGGGTCGAGGCGCTGGAGCAATCACTGGAAATCAGGCTGTTTGATCGCTTGCCTAAAGGCTGGTCGCTAACACCAGAAGGCGAAACGTTGGCGATGCAGGCGAGACGCCTGGACGACGAAGCGCAGGCCTTTTCTCGCGCGGCGGTGGGTGTGTCGTCCCTGAGGGGTACCGTTCGCATCTCTGCTCCACCTGTATTGGCTAGCCATCTGCTGGTACCTCGCCTCGCGGGCATACGATCTCAGTGGATGAACATTGATCTGGAAGTCATGGGAGAATCGCGCGACGCGAATTTGGCTCGTGGCGAGGCCGATCTGGCAATTCGCATGTCAAGGCCAACCGCTTCAGGTTTGGTCGCGCGATGCATAGGGCAGATGAGCTATGGCCTCTATGCTGCCTACGGATATGCGAATCGACCAGAGTCAGAATGGGAATTTTTGGGGTATGACGAAGGTCTTAGTCAAGTACCTCAGCAGCGCTGGCTAAACCAGATTGCTGGAGACCGTCGCTTTGTATTCCGGAGCAATGATCTGGTCGCATTGCTCAATGCCGCACGAGTTGGTTTGGGGATTGCCGCATTTCCGCATTTTCTTGCGACGAATGACACAGCCTTGTGCTTACTGCCAGATCATGCTTGCTCGACTGTTCGGCAGTTGTGGCTCGTGATGCACCCGGACGTCAAACGTTCGCCCCGTGTTCGACTGGTTGCGGACCTGCTTATTAATCTGGTTGGCGAAACCCCGGAGTTGTCACTAAAAGCTAGTGTCGCTGCAGCTGATCGAGCAGGTGGCGGGCAGCTGGGCCCGGGCGGCGCCCGCCCGCGCCCGACGACGCGATCGCCCGCTGGTTCCGGCCGCTCGTCGCCCAGCAGCTGA